The Arachis hypogaea cultivar Tifrunner chromosome 14, arahy.Tifrunner.gnm2.J5K5, whole genome shotgun sequence genome has a segment encoding these proteins:
- the LOC112742197 gene encoding uncharacterized protein, whose protein sequence is MLIAQSRQKSYDDQIRKPLEFEEGEHIFLKVTPTTGVGRAIKTKKLNPRYIGLFEILKRIRPVAYRIALPLHLSNLHDMFYVSQLRKYSPDATHVLEPESIEVREDLTLPVTPVRIDDTSIK, encoded by the coding sequence ATGCTTATAGCTCAAAGTCGTCAGAAGAGCTATGATGATCAAATTCGAAAGCCTTTGGAGTTTGAGGAAGGAGAACACATCTTTCTGAAAGTTACTCCAACCACCGGAGTGGGAAGAGCCATTAAGACTAAGAAACTAAATCCCCGTTACATTGGACTGTTTGAGATCTTGAAGAGAATTCGACCAGTGGCTTATAGGATCGCTTTACCGCTGcatctttcaaacctgcacgacATGTTTTATGTGTCGCAGCTTCGTAAATACAGCCCTGATGCAACTCATGTTCTGGAACCAGAATCGATTGAAGTGAGGGAAGATTTGACACTACCAGTAACTCCGGTTAGGATTGATGACACCAGTATCAAGTGA